One region of Exiguobacterium acetylicum genomic DNA includes:
- the glpX gene encoding class II fructose-bisphosphatase, whose translation MERELALEIVRATEAAALASAQWIGRGKKNEADDAATTAMREVLNTVNMNGTVVIGEGELDEAPMLFIGERVGTANGPIVDIAVDPLEGTNIVAKGLGNAMVVIAVADEGALLHAPDMYMDKLTVGPNLKGHVSLDDPLEVIIEKAAQYNNKRIEDVTVIMQDRPRHDHFREAAMRMGARVRLFEDGDVSAGIAPLSPATGIDIFIGTGGAPEGVITAAAVKAMGGDMQARLHPMNEEETARVIRMGLENPLQLLTLDDLIKSDDCIFAATGVTTGEMLDGVKFLTDDIVETTSLVMRSKTRTIRKVIAEHSLSRKPYLQKVPQTL comes from the coding sequence ATGGAACGGGAACTCGCACTGGAAATCGTACGCGCTACGGAAGCAGCAGCATTAGCTTCTGCTCAATGGATTGGTCGCGGTAAGAAAAATGAAGCGGATGATGCAGCAACGACTGCGATGCGCGAAGTCTTGAACACGGTCAACATGAACGGAACGGTCGTCATCGGTGAAGGTGAGCTCGACGAAGCACCAATGCTCTTCATCGGCGAACGTGTCGGAACAGCAAACGGTCCAATCGTTGACATCGCCGTCGACCCGCTCGAAGGTACGAATATCGTCGCCAAAGGTCTCGGTAATGCGATGGTCGTCATCGCCGTCGCCGATGAAGGTGCCCTGCTCCACGCACCGGATATGTATATGGATAAATTAACAGTTGGACCGAACTTGAAGGGGCACGTCTCGCTCGACGATCCACTTGAAGTCATCATTGAAAAAGCAGCTCAATACAACAATAAACGGATTGAGGATGTCACGGTCATCATGCAGGACCGCCCACGTCACGATCACTTCCGCGAGGCCGCGATGCGGATGGGCGCACGGGTTCGTCTGTTTGAAGACGGCGACGTTTCGGCTGGAATCGCACCACTCTCTCCTGCGACAGGAATCGATATCTTCATCGGAACAGGCGGTGCTCCTGAAGGTGTCATCACGGCTGCTGCCGTTAAAGCGATGGGAGGCGACATGCAGGCACGCTTACATCCGATGAACGAGGAAGAAACTGCTCGTGTCATCCGGATGGGACTTGAAAATCCGCTTCAACTCTTGACGCTTGATGACCTTATCAAAAGCGACGACTGTATCTTTGCTGCGACCGGCGTCACGACGGGCGAAATGCTCGATGGCGTTAAGTTCTTGACGGATGATATCGTTGAGACGACATCCCTCGTCATGCGTTCAAAGACACGGACGATTCGAAAAGTCATCGCCGAGCATAGCTTATCGCGTAAACCATACTTGCAAAAAGTCCCCCAAACCCTTTAA
- a CDS encoding bifunctional metallophosphatase/5'-nucleotidase, whose translation MKLHIIHYNDLHSHFDMWPRYMSFVKEHRTYDSLVFDLGDHADRVDPATEATKGKINTHLLNALMPTAVTIGNNEGITFPHDWLANLYTEADFPVLVSNLEAPFAKQGVIHELPTGKVGVFGLTAPYIELYGLLGWTIEEPFDVAAREIERLRQEVDVLICLSHLGFYQDEELAMRFPELDLIIGAHTHHVLDDGVVKNGVLITQAGKHGQYAGEIYMNTDTGEKEAVLHSLHDYAEDEATAKLLDREQYLAEQQMKEPIGETSGLANDWFSESPFSQLLVETMRDWCDADIACVPAGILLGSLPPGPVSAFDLHRLCPHPINPCKVTMTGVEVQTFLDEVKTDQFEQLKVRGLGFRGKLMGRMHYAGLAEHQPLEPTRNYTVVLPDMFTFGPLFPAIKEMPKEYFMPELLRDLLFKRLSEKSEYNELPVRKP comes from the coding sequence ATGAAGTTACACATCATTCACTATAATGATTTGCACTCACACTTCGATATGTGGCCTCGCTACATGTCCTTCGTCAAGGAACACCGGACGTACGATTCGCTCGTTTTTGATCTCGGCGATCATGCGGACCGTGTGGATCCAGCGACGGAAGCAACAAAAGGAAAGATCAATACACATCTATTGAATGCGTTGATGCCGACCGCAGTGACGATCGGGAACAATGAAGGCATCACGTTTCCACATGACTGGTTAGCGAATCTCTACACGGAAGCGGACTTTCCGGTCCTCGTCTCGAATTTAGAAGCACCGTTTGCCAAACAAGGGGTCATTCACGAATTACCGACCGGCAAAGTCGGCGTCTTTGGTCTGACGGCACCGTATATTGAACTATACGGTTTACTTGGTTGGACGATCGAAGAACCGTTTGACGTCGCAGCGCGTGAAATCGAGCGGTTGCGCCAAGAAGTCGACGTCTTGATTTGCTTAAGTCACCTTGGTTTCTATCAAGACGAAGAACTGGCGATGCGTTTTCCAGAACTGGATTTGATCATCGGTGCGCATACGCATCATGTCCTTGATGACGGTGTCGTTAAGAATGGTGTCTTAATCACCCAAGCCGGTAAACATGGTCAGTATGCGGGTGAAATTTATATGAATACGGACACTGGCGAGAAGGAAGCGGTCCTTCACTCCTTGCACGATTACGCCGAGGATGAAGCGACGGCAAAATTGCTCGACCGGGAACAATATCTTGCGGAACAACAGATGAAGGAGCCGATTGGCGAGACATCGGGTCTAGCCAATGACTGGTTCAGCGAGTCGCCATTCTCACAATTGCTTGTCGAGACGATGCGCGACTGGTGTGATGCGGATATCGCTTGTGTCCCGGCAGGCATTCTGCTTGGGTCACTTCCACCAGGTCCTGTCTCTGCCTTTGATTTACATCGACTCTGCCCGCACCCGATCAACCCTTGTAAAGTGACGATGACCGGTGTGGAAGTCCAAACTTTCCTCGACGAAGTCAAAACAGATCAGTTCGAACAACTAAAGGTTCGTGGTCTCGGTTTCCGTGGTAAGTTGATGGGGCGGATGCATTATGCTGGTTTGGCGGAACATCAACCGCTTGAGCCAACGCGAAACTATACGGTCGTCTTGCCGGATATGTTCACATTCGGTCCACTCTTCCCAGCGATCAAAGAAATGCCAAAAGAATATTTTATGCCGGAATTGTTACGGGATTTGTTGTTCAAACGCTTATCGGAGAAGTCGGAATATAATGAATTGCCTGTTCGCAAACCCTGA
- a CDS encoding DUF3055 domain-containing protein, with protein sequence MMEERDFLYDDVEQTKTRFVSWIGEASRFDLAITHSEHFYGKILVLNLLSNRYAIIGADDFDEPGYIATAFDVEDDAATELEMYLRAYIGL encoded by the coding sequence ATGATGGAAGAACGTGATTTTTTATATGATGATGTCGAACAAACGAAGACACGCTTCGTCAGTTGGATTGGAGAAGCCAGTCGGTTTGATCTCGCCATCACCCACTCGGAGCATTTTTACGGTAAGATTCTCGTCTTGAATCTCTTATCGAATCGCTATGCGATCATCGGTGCGGACGATTTTGATGAACCTGGCTACATCGCGACGGCGTTTGACGTCGAAGACGATGCGGCAACGGAACTCGAGATGTATCTGCGTGCTTATATCGGTCTATGA
- the lipA gene encoding lipoyl synthase, whose product MGRGEIQRKPEWLKIKLNTNETYTELKSMMREKKLHTVCEEAKCPNIHECWAVRRTATFMILGSICTRACRFCAVTTGRPNELDLEEPKRVAESVRLMNLKHAVITAVARDDLNDFGAGVYAETVREVRRMNPETSIEVLPSDMGGNFEALKTLIDAQPDIMNHNIETVRRLTPTVRAKATYDRTLEFLRRSKELAPEIPTKSSLMLGLGETWEEILETMDDLRANNVDIMTIGQYLQPTKKHLDVIKYYTPQEFAELKQIALSKGFSHCEAGPLVRSSYHADEQVNAAKKNKTALPID is encoded by the coding sequence ATGGGACGCGGAGAAATCCAACGTAAACCGGAATGGTTGAAAATCAAGCTGAATACGAATGAAACCTACACAGAATTAAAAAGTATGATGCGCGAGAAAAAGCTACATACTGTCTGTGAGGAAGCAAAGTGTCCGAATATCCACGAGTGTTGGGCGGTACGCCGGACGGCGACGTTCATGATTCTCGGAAGTATCTGTACACGTGCGTGCCGTTTTTGCGCCGTGACGACAGGACGTCCAAACGAACTCGATCTCGAAGAACCAAAACGTGTCGCGGAATCCGTTCGTTTGATGAACCTGAAGCACGCGGTCATCACAGCGGTTGCCCGTGACGATCTGAATGATTTCGGAGCAGGCGTTTACGCTGAAACCGTCCGTGAAGTGCGTCGGATGAACCCAGAGACATCAATCGAAGTCTTGCCTTCAGATATGGGTGGGAACTTTGAAGCGTTGAAAACGCTGATTGATGCACAGCCAGACATCATGAACCACAATATCGAGACGGTCCGCCGTCTGACACCGACCGTTCGTGCGAAAGCCACTTACGACCGGACGCTTGAATTCCTTCGTCGTTCGAAGGAACTCGCACCTGAAATTCCAACGAAGTCGAGCTTGATGCTTGGTCTTGGTGAGACATGGGAAGAGATTCTTGAAACGATGGATGATCTTCGCGCAAATAACGTCGACATCATGACGATCGGTCAGTATCTCCAACCGACGAAAAAACACCTCGACGTCATCAAATACTATACACCACAAGAGTTCGCTGAACTGAAGCAAATCGCCCTCAGCAAAGGATTCTCGCACTGTGAGGCAGGTCCACTCGTTCGTTCGTCGTATCACGCGGATGAGCAAGTCAACGCAGCGAAAAAGAATAAAACAGCACTTCCGATCGACTAA
- a CDS encoding HesB/IscA family protein: MIHLTEAAALQVQDMMAQAPADERNLRMLVQGGGCSGLSYGMGFDQQKETDLVFEQHGVTVIVDEKDYPVVKGLEIDYKQSMLGGGFTITNPNAIATCGCGTSFRTATNAGTPGGC, from the coding sequence ATGATCCATTTAACGGAGGCAGCAGCGCTACAAGTCCAGGACATGATGGCGCAGGCACCAGCAGATGAACGGAATCTTCGGATGCTCGTCCAAGGTGGTGGATGTAGTGGTCTGTCGTACGGAATGGGATTCGACCAACAGAAAGAAACGGATCTCGTTTTCGAACAGCACGGCGTGACCGTCATCGTGGACGAAAAAGATTACCCGGTCGTCAAAGGACTGGAAATCGATTATAAACAGTCGATGCTCGGCGGCGGATTCACGATCACGAATCCGAATGCCATCGCAACATGCGGTTGCGGGACTTCGTTCCGGACGGCAACGAATGCCGGGACACCGGGTGGCTGTTAA
- a CDS encoding NAD-dependent epimerase/dehydratase family protein, with the protein MRKVLIFGGTRYFGRRLAIRLADSGDDVTIVTRGEHTPPVAKGLTFFKGDRTSSSTMKDLSQQHWDVIYDNICFTPYQAKLAIDAFEGKVGRYVLTSTMSVYEGGGANITERAYNPFPGKYDLEKEHGYGEGKRQAESYFFQRATFPVVAVRFPVVLGPDDYTERLVFHIKRALDGRPIVAENTYAKMGYISSYEAAAFLEWCGRSELTGPINAASDGVLSIQDLMDKIDRVAGTTSQLVAKGEDESPLAPERDFYMDTTAAKQAGFLFQHIDDWLDRLIEEEVRNHQ; encoded by the coding sequence ATGAGAAAAGTATTGATCTTCGGGGGAACGCGCTATTTCGGACGCCGGCTTGCGATTCGCTTAGCCGATTCGGGGGATGATGTGACGATCGTCACACGCGGTGAGCATACGCCACCAGTCGCGAAGGGCTTGACATTCTTCAAAGGGGACCGGACGTCAAGTAGTACGATGAAGGACTTAAGCCAGCAGCACTGGGATGTCATCTATGACAATATTTGCTTCACGCCGTATCAAGCCAAACTTGCGATCGACGCGTTTGAAGGGAAAGTCGGACGCTACGTGTTGACGTCTACGATGTCTGTCTATGAAGGCGGTGGTGCGAACATCACCGAGCGTGCATATAATCCGTTTCCCGGGAAATATGATCTCGAGAAGGAACATGGATATGGCGAAGGGAAACGCCAAGCGGAGAGTTATTTCTTCCAACGGGCGACGTTCCCAGTCGTTGCGGTCCGTTTTCCGGTCGTCCTCGGACCAGATGACTATACGGAGCGACTCGTCTTTCATATCAAACGGGCGCTTGACGGGCGTCCGATCGTTGCCGAAAACACATACGCGAAGATGGGGTATATCTCCAGTTACGAAGCCGCTGCCTTTCTGGAGTGGTGTGGTCGCTCGGAACTGACAGGACCGATCAACGCTGCGAGTGACGGTGTCTTATCGATTCAAGACCTGATGGATAAAATCGACCGCGTTGCGGGAACGACGAGCCAACTCGTCGCAAAAGGAGAGGATGAATCACCTCTTGCGCCGGAACGTGATTTTTATATGGATACGACAGCCGCAAAACAAGCGGGCTTTCTGTTCCAGCACATCGATGACTGGCTCGATCGCTTGATTGAAGAGGAGGTGCGCAATCACCAATGA
- a CDS encoding YutD family protein, protein MIQVNRERYEVVEEKREGFNEEAFIGRFSDVLEKYDYIVGDWGHGQLRLRGFYEDQHEKATFDTKISHVADYLYEYCNFGCAYFIVKKIGLVEGEEAPPRFDGSSSNTLKLKRKFAPAPEKTEGE, encoded by the coding sequence ATGATACAAGTCAATCGGGAACGTTATGAGGTCGTCGAAGAGAAGCGCGAAGGTTTTAATGAGGAAGCCTTCATCGGTCGTTTTAGCGATGTCCTTGAGAAATATGATTATATCGTGGGGGACTGGGGGCACGGTCAATTACGGCTACGTGGCTTCTATGAGGATCAACACGAGAAAGCAACATTTGATACGAAGATTTCGCATGTGGCAGATTATCTCTACGAATACTGTAACTTCGGATGTGCCTACTTCATCGTCAAGAAGATCGGATTGGTAGAAGGAGAAGAAGCACCACCTCGCTTCGACGGTTCTTCATCCAATACGTTGAAGTTGAAACGGAAGTTCGCACCTGCACCAGAGAAGACGGAAGGCGAGTAA
- a CDS encoding GNAT family N-acetyltransferase, with the protein MKPTLAWETEYRAFLEDWRESGETIVPEAVGDTYEPLGAYFAELKEMETTVRPGLVTHSTYWMVDGQRIVGALNFRHDLTENLKLYGGHIGYGIRPSERQKGYATTGLRLALEEARQRGLDQVLLTCGVDNLASRRVILANGGREIEPTVRNGRETRRFIIPL; encoded by the coding sequence ATGAAACCAACCCTCGCATGGGAGACAGAATACCGCGCCTTTTTAGAAGACTGGCGAGAGTCGGGCGAAACGATCGTGCCGGAAGCAGTCGGAGACACATATGAACCACTGGGCGCTTATTTTGCGGAACTGAAGGAAATGGAGACAACAGTCAGACCGGGTCTTGTCACCCATTCGACGTACTGGATGGTCGACGGGCAACGAATCGTCGGTGCGCTGAACTTCCGGCATGACTTGACGGAGAACTTGAAGTTGTACGGCGGACACATCGGATACGGCATCCGACCATCCGAGCGTCAGAAAGGATATGCGACGACCGGGCTCCGTTTAGCGCTAGAAGAAGCACGGCAACGTGGACTCGATCAAGTGCTATTGACGTGTGGCGTTGATAATCTAGCATCTCGCCGTGTCATCTTGGCGAACGGCGGACGAGAAATTGAGCCGACTGTTCGTAATGGACGCGAGACACGTCGCTTCATCATCCCGTTATGA
- a CDS encoding DUF1462 family protein: MEITVYGTAVTCPSCVGAPSSEETFSWLQAVLGRKYEQAMTLRYVDFETATADQWTEALKEDVYFYPLIVLDDEMIDEGYVKLKTITEAIDAKLSQTG, from the coding sequence ATGGAAATCACGGTTTATGGAACAGCGGTCACTTGTCCGAGTTGTGTCGGGGCACCCAGCTCGGAAGAGACGTTCAGTTGGCTACAAGCTGTCCTCGGACGGAAATATGAGCAAGCGATGACGCTACGCTATGTCGATTTCGAGACAGCAACAGCGGATCAATGGACGGAAGCGCTAAAAGAGGATGTCTATTTTTATCCACTGATCGTGCTTGATGATGAGATGATTGACGAGGGGTACGTCAAATTGAAGACGATTACGGAAGCGATTGATGCGAAGTTAAGTCAGACGGGGTGA
- a CDS encoding TIGR01457 family HAD-type hydrolase has translation MKAKGYLFDLDGTMYNGTEPVKEAVDFVNRLQAEGIPYLFVTNNASMTAEAVAEKLRGMGVHSDAKHVLTSAMATGRYIADLSPKARVYAIGETGLIDALEREGLDVVATEAADYVVIGLDRQITYEKLAVGALAIRAGARFISTNGDIAIPTERGFLPGNGALTSVLRVTTEKEPFFIGKPEPVMVDIATEMIGLSKEDVIMVGDNYHTDILFGINGGIRTMHVNSGVHTPVFIQGQDRQPTYMVDTLAEWIL, from the coding sequence ATGAAGGCAAAAGGCTATTTATTTGATTTAGATGGAACGATGTATAACGGAACGGAACCGGTAAAAGAAGCGGTCGATTTCGTCAATCGTCTGCAAGCAGAAGGCATTCCGTATTTGTTCGTGACGAATAATGCGTCGATGACGGCAGAAGCCGTGGCGGAGAAATTACGCGGGATGGGTGTTCATTCCGATGCGAAACACGTCTTGACGAGTGCGATGGCGACTGGTCGTTATATCGCTGATCTATCACCGAAAGCACGCGTCTATGCGATCGGAGAAACAGGACTGATTGATGCGCTTGAACGGGAAGGGTTAGACGTCGTCGCAACAGAAGCGGCAGACTACGTCGTCATCGGTCTTGACCGTCAGATCACATATGAAAAACTCGCTGTCGGAGCCCTCGCGATTCGTGCCGGTGCTCGTTTCATCTCGACGAACGGAGACATCGCCATTCCGACAGAACGTGGATTCTTACCAGGAAACGGTGCCTTGACGTCCGTCCTGCGCGTGACGACGGAGAAGGAACCGTTCTTCATCGGCAAACCGGAACCGGTCATGGTCGATATCGCAACGGAGATGATTGGTCTGTCAAAAGAAGACGTCATCATGGTCGGGGATAACTACCATACGGATATCCTATTCGGAATCAATGGAGGCATCCGGACAATGCACGTCAATTCTGGCGTCCACACACCCGTCTTCATTCAAGGTCAGGATCGTCAACCGACATACATGGTCGATACGTTAGCCGAATGGATTCTATGA
- a CDS encoding NAD(P)/FAD-dependent oxidoreductase: MKQLVVLGGGYGGMRICERFKDEEVAVTLVDRLPYHALKTEYYALAAGTLSDRDVRIEFPEGKHLTYKYGHVIKISPETNTVHLQDGSELFYDDLIIALGCEDKYHNIPGAQEFTYSIQTLEESRKTQQAICGLSPGSVVSIVGAGLSGVELASELHESRKDLTIRLFDRGPSVLSFLSDKVSSYVQEWFEEHDVEVINNSNVTLVTADDVRNGDDTYPSDLTIWTAGTQPVKVVRDLGFAADSGGRIKLTAHHHVPEYDNVFVIGDCASLPYAPSGQLAEHQAEQVVDVLQAKWQGKKLPKLPEIKLRGMLGSLGKSDGFGIVMGKQALTGKVPRLLKSGVLWKHKKIK, from the coding sequence ATGAAGCAATTGGTCGTACTCGGCGGAGGATATGGTGGAATGCGGATTTGTGAGCGGTTCAAGGACGAGGAAGTTGCCGTCACGCTCGTCGACCGTCTACCATACCACGCACTCAAAACGGAATATTACGCACTCGCAGCAGGTACATTATCAGATCGGGATGTCCGGATTGAATTTCCGGAGGGGAAACATCTTACTTATAAATATGGACATGTCATTAAAATCTCACCAGAGACGAATACGGTCCACCTGCAGGACGGATCAGAATTATTCTATGATGACTTGATCATCGCTCTCGGTTGTGAGGATAAATACCACAACATTCCGGGTGCTCAAGAGTTTACATACAGCATCCAGACACTTGAAGAATCGCGTAAGACACAGCAAGCGATCTGCGGTCTGTCACCGGGATCCGTCGTCTCAATCGTTGGTGCTGGTCTATCTGGTGTCGAACTCGCCAGTGAACTGCACGAGAGCCGGAAGGATTTAACGATTCGTTTGTTCGACCGCGGTCCATCCGTCTTGTCGTTCTTATCCGACAAAGTCTCGTCTTACGTCCAGGAATGGTTCGAGGAGCATGACGTGGAAGTCATCAACAATTCGAACGTCACGCTCGTCACAGCGGACGACGTGCGTAACGGCGACGATACGTATCCGTCCGACTTAACGATTTGGACGGCAGGTACGCAACCGGTCAAGGTCGTTCGTGATCTCGGCTTTGCTGCAGACAGTGGCGGTCGGATCAAATTGACGGCACATCACCATGTACCAGAATACGATAACGTATTCGTCATCGGCGATTGTGCCAGCTTGCCGTATGCACCAAGCGGTCAACTCGCAGAACATCAGGCAGAACAAGTCGTCGATGTCTTGCAAGCGAAATGGCAAGGGAAAAAATTGCCGAAACTGCCAGAAATCAAACTGCGCGGGATGCTCGGATCGCTTGGGAAATCAGATGGTTTCGGGATCGTCATGGGCAAGCAAGCGCTGACGGGGAAAGTCCCACGTCTCTTGAAGTCCGGTGTCTTATGGAAACACAAAAAGATTAAATGA
- a CDS encoding general stress protein has product MRIVGIYSSVPEVVSAVHDLRVAGVVSTDLKVLAHDKYDLEQIEELADLNNQQTSTRLSQEDHRNLWQEIKSIFKKDDTASHGDAIHGSGLTKEDVDRANHAVESGQFVLLVGDEADQHSERRAHDESDNTNVFSGPNTLNERNDRLL; this is encoded by the coding sequence ATGCGAATCGTTGGAATTTACTCATCCGTACCAGAAGTCGTCAGTGCCGTGCACGATCTCCGTGTTGCCGGTGTCGTTTCGACTGATTTAAAAGTCTTAGCACACGATAAATACGATCTCGAACAAATCGAGGAATTGGCGGATTTGAACAACCAACAGACATCTACGCGTCTGTCGCAGGAAGATCATCGCAATCTCTGGCAGGAAATCAAAAGTATCTTCAAAAAGGATGACACAGCTTCTCATGGCGACGCTATCCACGGAAGTGGCTTGACGAAGGAAGACGTTGATCGTGCGAATCATGCGGTCGAAAGTGGTCAATTCGTATTACTCGTCGGTGATGAAGCGGATCAGCATTCAGAACGCCGTGCCCATGACGAGTCAGACAATACGAACGTCTTCAGCGGACCGAACACACTAAATGAACGAAACGATCGTCTCTTATAA
- a CDS encoding DUF86 domain-containing protein, with amino-acid sequence MYFVNRQKIEETVVCYETALRQSKEVTGDPVTTALAMERIGFLVIESVIDIGNSMIDGFIMRDPGSYEDIILILEDEKVIDGPLATSLKKLVALRTLIVRSFTQSSMAEIRAVLETEEAELCRFPEAIRRYIETELGPVSAFLPNEE; translated from the coding sequence ATGTATTTCGTCAATCGTCAAAAAATCGAAGAGACGGTCGTCTGTTATGAGACGGCACTTCGACAAAGTAAGGAAGTTACGGGGGATCCGGTGACGACGGCACTGGCTATGGAGCGGATCGGTTTTTTAGTCATCGAGAGTGTCATCGACATCGGAAACAGTATGATTGATGGATTCATCATGCGGGATCCGGGAAGTTATGAAGATATCATTCTCATATTAGAAGATGAGAAGGTCATCGATGGACCGCTCGCGACGAGTCTGAAGAAGCTCGTTGCGTTACGTACGTTGATCGTCCGGTCATTCACACAGTCGAGTATGGCGGAGATTCGGGCGGTACTTGAGACAGAGGAAGCAGAACTATGTCGTTTCCCGGAAGCGATTCGCCGGTATATCGAGACAGAACTCGGACCGGTGTCTGCATTTTTACCAAACGAGGAGTGA
- a CDS encoding NifU family protein translates to MEMFDQVNEVLEKLRPFLLRDGGDVELVDVEDGIVKLRLMGACGSCPSSTITLKAGIERALLEEVAGVVEVEQVF, encoded by the coding sequence ATGGAAATGTTTGATCAAGTGAATGAAGTTCTTGAAAAATTGCGTCCGTTCCTTCTTCGTGATGGAGGAGACGTTGAACTCGTAGATGTAGAAGACGGAATCGTAAAACTCCGTTTGATGGGAGCTTGTGGTAGCTGCCCAAGTTCAACGATCACATTGAAGGCCGGTATCGAACGTGCCCTTCTTGAAGAAGTCGCTGGCGTCGTTGAAGTCGAACAAGTCTTCTAA
- a CDS encoding YuzB family protein, with amino-acid sequence MNPIIEFCISNLAAGTQVVMEQLERDPNVDVVEYGCLGYCGICSLDHFCLVDGETVVGETPEELLEKIYLKIEENEL; translated from the coding sequence GTGAATCCGATTATTGAATTTTGTATCAGTAACTTAGCGGCGGGTACACAAGTCGTCATGGAGCAACTCGAACGTGACCCGAACGTCGATGTCGTCGAATACGGTTGCCTCGGCTATTGCGGCATTTGTTCGCTTGATCATTTTTGTCTCGTTGATGGTGAGACCGTCGTAGGCGAAACACCGGAAGAGTTACTCGAGAAGATTTACCTAAAAATCGAAGAAAACGAGCTGTGA
- a CDS encoding ECF transporter S component, whose product MKRTQKMVTLSMLGSISFVLMLINFPLPFLPNYLKIDFSDVPALVAAIMFSPVAGVIVEALKNVLYYIFRGSGVPVGEFANFAAGVAFVLPVSWFYHKKKSTQGLATGLVAGTITMALGLAILNYILILPAYAWFLGMDYMADPAVKWTAITAGILPFNVIKALFISALFIPLFLKLRPWMMRRQQSA is encoded by the coding sequence ATGAAACGCACACAAAAAATGGTCACTCTGTCAATGTTAGGTTCAATCTCATTTGTTCTTATGCTTATCAATTTCCCACTACCGTTCTTACCGAACTATCTGAAGATCGACTTCAGTGATGTTCCTGCTCTCGTCGCAGCGATCATGTTCTCACCGGTCGCAGGTGTCATCGTCGAAGCATTGAAGAACGTGTTATACTACATCTTCCGCGGAAGTGGTGTTCCGGTCGGAGAATTCGCGAACTTTGCTGCTGGCGTCGCATTCGTGCTTCCTGTCAGCTGGTTCTACCATAAAAAGAAATCAACACAAGGTCTCGCAACTGGTCTCGTCGCTGGTACGATCACGATGGCACTCGGTCTTGCGATTCTCAACTATATCTTGATCCTTCCAGCGTATGCATGGTTCCTCGGTATGGACTACATGGCGGATCCAGCTGTCAAATGGACAGCGATCACAGCTGGTATCTTACCGTTTAACGTCATCAAGGCGTTGTTCATCTCGGCACTCTTCATTCCGTTGTTCTTGAAACTACGACCATGGATGATGCGCCGTCAACAATCTGCCTGA